A genomic region of Thermodesulfovibrio aggregans contains the following coding sequences:
- a CDS encoding RrF2 family transcriptional regulator: MLLSLFQLFFSIKHGHIKHSHINLRKKRLRRKAIKGLQITRETDYAIRTILYLAGREFYTAKAEDISRDMQIPKSFLIKILKQLEKAGLLKLKRGVSGGVSLKKKPEDITLYDVIVAMEKTVALNRCVINKNACGFVNHCPVHPVWFKVRERLIQALKDINFSGLLTQGVA, translated from the coding sequence TTGTTGCTATCTTTGTTCCAATTGTTCTTTTCTATCAAGCATGGGCATATAAAACATTCACATATAAACTTACGGAAAAAGAGATTAAGGAGGAAGGCTATTAAGGGGCTTCAGATTACAAGAGAAACAGACTATGCAATTAGAACTATTCTATATCTGGCAGGGAGAGAATTCTATACTGCAAAGGCGGAGGATATTTCAAGGGATATGCAGATACCAAAGAGTTTTCTTATAAAAATACTGAAACAGCTTGAAAAGGCAGGACTTCTTAAACTTAAAAGAGGAGTAAGTGGTGGTGTGAGCCTTAAAAAGAAACCAGAAGATATAACTTTATATGATGTGATTGTTGCGATGGAAAAAACTGTAGCTCTCAATAGATGCGTAATTAATAAAAATGCATGTGGTTTTGTAAATCATTGTCCGGTGCATCCTGTATGGTTCAAAGTAAGAGAGAGGTTAATTCAGGCATTAAAAGATATTAATTTTTCAGGATTACTAACTCAGGGAGTTGCATAA
- a CDS encoding DUF169 domain-containing protein — translation MDSRIAKSLKMELNPVAIIWSDKKPENALQFKEGKWGCVMWMFASAAKGKVAVFDRNTYGCWGGGVGLGFGNKYLDFPGGLECFSYFLSNGNKEWDKGKNVAEQIKSYITKEFYDDFLEGERYLKSPERVMKFVEQLPMMEIPAKYVIFKPLKDVNPDEEPVVIVFPVNPHQLSALVVLANYEREGFENVIIPWGAGCQTIGIYAYRETASEKQRAVVGLTDLSARKAIKKQLGDYIFTFTVPFKMFLQMEENIEGSFLERHVWLSLIKAYESESV, via the coding sequence ATGGATAGCAGGATAGCTAAATCCTTAAAAATGGAGCTAAATCCTGTTGCAATAATATGGTCTGATAAAAAACCGGAAAATGCCCTGCAATTTAAGGAAGGTAAATGGGGATGCGTGATGTGGATGTTTGCCAGTGCAGCAAAGGGAAAAGTTGCGGTATTTGATAGAAATACCTATGGCTGCTGGGGTGGAGGAGTTGGGCTTGGTTTTGGAAACAAATATCTGGATTTTCCAGGAGGTTTAGAGTGTTTCTCCTATTTTCTTTCTAATGGTAATAAAGAATGGGATAAAGGTAAAAATGTTGCTGAACAAATTAAATCTTATATAACAAAAGAATTCTATGATGACTTTCTTGAAGGAGAAAGATACTTAAAATCACCTGAAAGAGTCATGAAGTTTGTTGAACAACTTCCAATGATGGAAATTCCTGCAAAGTATGTTATTTTCAAGCCTTTAAAAGATGTTAATCCTGATGAAGAACCTGTAGTTATTGTTTTTCCTGTGAATCCACATCAGCTTTCAGCATTGGTTGTGCTTGCTAATTATGAAAGAGAAGGCTTTGAAAATGTTATAATTCCATGGGGTGCTGGCTGTCAAACGATAGGAATATATGCATATAGAGAGACAGCATCGGAAAAACAGAGAGCAGTGGTTGGGCTCACAGATCTCTCTGCAAGAAAGGCTATAAAAAAACAGCTTGGAGATTATATCTTTACTTTTACAGTTCCTTTTAAGATGTTTCTTCAGATGGAGGAAAATATTGAAGGAAGTTTTCTTGAAAGACATGTCTGGTTGTCTTTAATTAAAGCTTATGAGAGTGAATCAGTTTGA
- a CDS encoding HD domain-containing protein, whose amino-acid sequence MEPLDVIKKYYDPKSRAFIILVNHSKAVAEKALKIAEKFDVDHRFIYEAAMLHDIGIFMTNTPKLDCYGKFPYIAHGYLGRQILEKEGFPLHALVCERHTGVGITREEIINKKLPLPERDMIPVSKEEKIIAYADKFFSKESDGTVRIRTIEEIIQDLSRYGEEKVKIFKEWLKIFEGVAYATP is encoded by the coding sequence ATGGAACCTTTGGATGTCATAAAAAAGTACTATGACCCTAAAAGCAGAGCATTTATAATCCTTGTAAATCACTCTAAGGCGGTTGCAGAAAAAGCCTTAAAAATTGCAGAAAAATTTGATGTTGACCATCGTTTCATTTACGAAGCAGCAATGCTACATGATATTGGAATCTTTATGACCAACACACCAAAACTTGACTGCTATGGAAAATTTCCATACATTGCTCATGGATATCTGGGAAGACAGATTCTTGAAAAGGAAGGTTTCCCTTTGCATGCACTTGTCTGCGAAAGACACACAGGAGTTGGAATTACGAGGGAAGAGATTATAAATAAAAAACTTCCTCTGCCAGAGCGCGATATGATACCTGTTAGTAAGGAAGAAAAAATAATTGCTTACGCGGATAAATTTTTCTCAAAAGAGTCCGATGGAACTGTTAGGATAAGAACTATAGAGGAAATAATCCAAGATCTCTCAAGATACGGTGAAGAAAAAGTAAAGATATTTAAAGAGTGGCTAAAGATATTTGAGGGAGTTGCTTATGCAACTCCCTGA
- the cydB gene encoding cytochrome d ubiquinol oxidase subunit II, translating into MEFQIIWFVLWGLLWAVYFALDGFDFGAGILYPFIAKDEIERKAVIHAIGPVWNGNEVWLITAGGATFAAFPTTYAYMFSYLYTPLLIILFALILRGVAVEFRPKATSETQKKLWDAGIFIGSLIPALLFGVAFGNIFMGLKFDDAGYYGTLFSLINPYGLLVGLLFLFTFIVHGGLWVSLRVPETLAEKSVRTAKKFWYLQAICAVLFLALTAVFTNLYDNFIKLPFWFIVPALAVLCLLGTGFYLMKNKRGRAFISSALFIITLVFSGIIGLYPNLIPSSIDPKYSLTIFNSSSSPYTLKIMTIVVAIFVPIVLFYQAWAYKTFTYKLTEKEIKEEGY; encoded by the coding sequence ATGGAGTTTCAAATTATATGGTTTGTATTATGGGGATTACTCTGGGCAGTTTACTTTGCCCTTGATGGATTTGACTTTGGAGCAGGCATTCTTTATCCTTTTATTGCAAAGGATGAAATTGAACGGAAAGCAGTAATACATGCAATTGGTCCTGTGTGGAATGGAAATGAAGTCTGGCTCATTACAGCAGGAGGTGCAACTTTTGCTGCCTTTCCAACCACTTATGCTTACATGTTTAGCTATCTTTATACGCCCCTTTTAATTATCCTTTTTGCACTGATATTAAGAGGAGTTGCAGTTGAGTTCAGACCAAAGGCTACATCAGAGACACAGAAAAAGTTATGGGATGCGGGTATATTTATCGGTAGTCTCATTCCTGCTTTGCTTTTTGGCGTTGCCTTTGGAAACATATTCATGGGACTTAAATTTGATGATGCCGGTTACTATGGAACACTTTTCAGCCTTATTAATCCCTATGGTTTGCTTGTAGGTTTGCTGTTTCTCTTTACTTTTATAGTGCACGGTGGATTGTGGGTTTCACTGAGAGTTCCTGAGACTCTCGCTGAAAAATCCGTGAGGACAGCTAAAAAATTCTGGTATCTTCAGGCAATCTGTGCGGTTTTATTTTTAGCTTTGACTGCGGTGTTCACAAATCTCTATGATAACTTCATAAAACTTCCATTCTGGTTTATAGTGCCTGCACTGGCTGTATTGTGTTTGCTTGGAACAGGATTTTATCTCATGAAAAACAAAAGAGGCAGGGCTTTCATCTCTTCAGCACTCTTCATCATAACCCTTGTATTCAGCGGAATTATTGGGCTTTATCCAAATCTCATTCCCTCTTCCATTGACCCTAAATACAGCCTGACCATCTTTAACTCTTCATCAAGTCCTTATACTTTAAAGATAATGACCATAGTTGTTGCTATCTTTGTTCCAATTGTTCTTTTCTATCAAGCATGGGCATATAAAACATTCACATATAAACTTACGGAAAAAGAGATTAAGGAGGAAGGCTATTAA
- a CDS encoding cytochrome ubiquinol oxidase subunit I yields the protein MDTVLLSRIQFAATAAFHFIFVPLTLGLSILIAYMETKYLRTGDRDYLRMAKFWGRLFIINFALGVVTGITMEFQFGMNWAEYSRYVGDIFGSPLAIEATVAFFLESTFLGVWIFGWNRISPKLHALSIWLVALATNLSALWILIANGWMQHPVGYVINNGRAEMVDFWAVVTNPYGLLKFAHTVLSGWVVAGFFVLGISAYHLLKKNETEFFKKSLKIGAVFALLSSILVAGVGDFHAKEVAHTQPTKLAAMESLWETTKDAPMYLIIVPDPANEKNSVEVIGIPSMLSILAGQKEVKGLKEFPPSERPPVTLTFFSFRLMVGLGFLFIILALWALVKFKTIENRTTLLRILLWSIPLPYIAGQLGWIVAEVGRQPWIVYGLLKTADAVSKAVEPSQVVVSLIGFTLFYGALGLIDIYLLAKYARKGPEEV from the coding sequence ATGGATACCGTATTATTAAGCAGGATTCAGTTTGCGGCAACCGCAGCCTTCCATTTCATCTTTGTTCCTCTGACTTTAGGACTTTCAATTCTTATAGCCTACATGGAGACTAAGTATTTGAGGACAGGTGACAGAGATTACCTGAGGATGGCTAAGTTCTGGGGAAGGCTGTTTATTATTAACTTTGCCTTAGGAGTTGTAACAGGTATTACAATGGAGTTTCAGTTTGGAATGAACTGGGCTGAATACTCCCGTTATGTGGGAGATATCTTTGGCTCACCTCTCGCTATTGAAGCAACTGTAGCATTCTTCCTTGAGTCAACCTTTCTTGGTGTATGGATTTTCGGCTGGAACAGAATCTCTCCGAAACTTCATGCACTATCTATCTGGCTTGTAGCTCTGGCAACAAATCTTTCGGCATTATGGATTTTGATTGCCAATGGATGGATGCAACATCCTGTCGGATATGTTATCAACAATGGACGGGCTGAAATGGTTGATTTCTGGGCAGTTGTAACAAATCCGTATGGACTTTTAAAGTTTGCTCACACAGTGCTTTCAGGATGGGTTGTTGCAGGATTTTTTGTGCTCGGTATTTCAGCCTATCATCTCTTAAAGAAAAATGAGACTGAATTTTTCAAAAAATCACTTAAAATTGGAGCAGTTTTTGCCCTTTTAAGTTCTATACTTGTTGCTGGAGTTGGTGATTTCCATGCAAAGGAAGTAGCACACACCCAGCCAACAAAACTTGCAGCAATGGAGTCTTTGTGGGAGACGACTAAAGATGCACCAATGTATTTAATTATTGTACCAGACCCTGCCAATGAGAAAAACTCTGTTGAGGTAATCGGAATTCCTTCTATGCTTAGCATACTTGCAGGTCAGAAGGAAGTTAAAGGTTTAAAAGAGTTTCCGCCTTCTGAAAGACCACCTGTTACACTTACTTTTTTTAGCTTCAGACTGATGGTTGGATTGGGCTTTCTTTTTATAATACTTGCACTGTGGGCACTGGTTAAGTTTAAAACCATTGAAAACAGAACTACTTTGCTGAGAATTCTTCTATGGTCAATCCCTCTTCCCTATATCGCAGGGCAGCTTGGCTGGATTGTGGCAGAAGTAGGAAGACAGCCATGGATAGTTTACGGATTGCTTAAGACAGCGGATGCTGTATCAAAGGCAGTTGAACCCTCACAGGTTGTTGTATCTCTAATTGGCTTTACTCTGTTTTATGGTGCCCTTGGACTAATTGATATTTACCTTCTTGCAAAATATGCAAGAAAAGGTCCTGAGGAGGTGTAA